The Solicola gregarius DNA window CGGCCTCGGCCGCCTGCTGTACGTCGTGCGCCGCATCGGCGTGGCCGAGGTGGTCGAGCAGCAGTACGGTCGACAGGATCGCCGCCGTCGGGTCGGCCTTCGACTGGCCCGCGATATCCGGTGCGGAGCCATGGACCGGCTCGAACATGCTCGGCGCGGTGTGGTCGGGGTTCACGTTGCCGCTCGCGGCGAGTCCGATGCCGCCGGTGATCGCGGCGGCGAGGTCGGTGATGATGTCGCCGAACAGGTTGTCGGTGACGACGACGTCGAACCGGGCAGGATCGGTCGCGAGGAAGATCGTCGCGGCGTCGACGTGGAGGTAGTCCACGGCGATGTCGGGGAACTCCTGGGCCACCCGGTCGACGGTGCGTGACCACAGGTGCCCGGCGTGCACGAGCACGTTGTTCTTGTGCACGAGGGTGAGCTTCTTACGAGGTCGTGCCGCCGCCCTGGCGAACGCGTCGCGGACGACCCGCTCGACGCCGAACGCCGTGTTGACGCTGACCTCGGTCGCGATCTCGTGCGGTGTGCCGACTCGCAGCGCGCCGCCGTTGCCGACGTAGGGACCCTCTGTGCCCTCGCGTACGACGACGAAGTCGATCTCGCCGGGATCGCGGAGCGGGGAGGGTACTCCCGTGAACAGCTTGGACGGGCGAAGGTTCACGTAGTGGTCGAGCTCGAAGCGCAGCCGCAGCAGCAGGCCGCGCTCGAGTACGCCCGACGGAACGCTCGGGTCGCCGACGGCGCCGAGCAGGATCGCATCGTGGCCGCGGATCTCCTCGAGTACCGCATCGGGGAGTGTCTCGCCGCTCGCGTGATAGCGGCGTGCCCCGAGGTCGTACTCGGTGGTCGTGAACGTCAGGTCGTATGCCGGGGCGATGGTCTCGAGTACGCGAAGTGCCTCGCGGGTCACTTCGGGTCCGATTCCGTCTCCGGGGACGACTGCAAGTGAGGTCATGCGCAGACCTTAGTCATGGTGGGGGAAGCGGCCGTGTCGGTCTCAGTTGTCGTCGGGGCGGTCGCCGCCGCTGTCGCGCAGGTCCGTCGAGGACTGGGCAGCGCTCTGTCCGTCGTACTTGTCGCGCAGGTGGCTGGGTCCCCACTCGGGATACATGTCGTACATCGGTCTCTCCTTCGGTGATCGGGCGGAATAGA harbors:
- a CDS encoding 3-isopropylmalate dehydrogenase — its product is MTSLAVVPGDGIGPEVTREALRVLETIAPAYDLTFTTTEYDLGARRYHASGETLPDAVLEEIRGHDAILLGAVGDPSVPSGVLERGLLLRLRFELDHYVNLRPSKLFTGVPSPLRDPGEIDFVVVREGTEGPYVGNGGALRVGTPHEIATEVSVNTAFGVERVVRDAFARAAARPRKKLTLVHKNNVLVHAGHLWSRTVDRVAQEFPDIAVDYLHVDAATIFLATDPARFDVVVTDNLFGDIITDLAAAITGGIGLAASGNVNPDHTAPSMFEPVHGSAPDIAGQSKADPTAAILSTVLLLDHLGHADAAHDVQQAAEADIAERGSAPRRTEEVGEAIAARVAEGVRVG